One part of the Dermacentor silvarum isolate Dsil-2018 chromosome 6, BIME_Dsil_1.4, whole genome shotgun sequence genome encodes these proteins:
- the LOC119455770 gene encoding uncharacterized protein LOC119455770 has translation MEPVSVDDCRACQQQQLQLQLQQQQQQQQQQQQQPSSPADGGDNEEEGGGAEDEEKSIPVAFPRNILRCLVLLLPVSVPVVVYVRDADSTRRLFLVAFALFLLLVFSCVTMALVRSRSRAHDDDEEAAPRAGRPSSRGLPFLRAMPYRVAARAPPRYPGYRLAGHQQLSAARCAALAAEDPPPCYLDALRCPLAQTYKARDTETPPPAYDAIS, from the exons ATGGAGCCAGTGTCCGTCGATGACTGCCGTgcgtgccagcagcagcaactgcagctgcagctgcagcagcagcaacaacagcaacagcagcagcagcagcagccgtcgTCCCCCGCCGACGGTGGAGACAACGAGGAGGAAGGGGGCGGCGCCGAGGACGAAGAGAAGTCTATCCCGGTGGCCTTCCCGCGCAACATCCTGCGCTGcctggtgctgctgctgcccgTGTCGGTGCCCGTGGTGGTGTACGTGCGGGACGCCGACTCTACGCGACGCCTCTTCCTGGTCGCCTTCGCACTCTTCCTGCTGCTCGTCTTCTCCTGCGTCACCATGGCGCTGGTGCGGTCCCGCAGCAGGGcacacgacgacgacgaggaggcTGCGCCCAGG GCCGGGCGCCCGTCAAGCCGAGGCCTGCCTTTCCTGCGAGCCATGCCGTACCGCGTGGCGGCGCGGGCCCCTCCCCGCTACCCGGGCTACCGGCTGGCCGGCCACCAGCAGCTGAGCGCCGCCCGGTGCGCCGCACTGGCCGCAGAGGACCCGCCGCCCTGCTACCTGGACGCTCTTCGCTGCCCGCTGGCGCAGACGTACAAGGCGCGCGACACCGAGACGCCGCCGCCCGCGTACGACGCCATCTCCTGA